In Verrucomicrobiota bacterium, a single window of DNA contains:
- a CDS encoding cupin domain-containing protein, giving the protein MNQALNYFRRDAAEVKPWAETCGQIRPLIEEKDGAAAELHHLEITDAKLHYHERTDEIYYVFGGQGWMQLDDSKIDLHEGVAVYVPRGVKHRAWGNLKVLVVCIPRGVLHDVHEIEPT; this is encoded by the coding sequence ATGAATCAAGCACTCAACTATTTCCGGCGCGACGCGGCTGAAGTTAAACCGTGGGCCGAAACCTGTGGACAAATCCGTCCGCTGATCGAAGAAAAGGATGGCGCAGCGGCGGAATTGCACCACCTCGAAATCACCGACGCCAAACTGCATTATCACGAGCGCACTGACGAAATTTACTATGTCTTCGGCGGTCAGGGTTGGATGCAACTCGACGACAGTAAGATTGACTTGCATGAGGGTGTGGCGGTTTATGTGCCCCGTGGCGTCAAGCACAGGGCCTGGGGCAATCTGAAGGTGCTGGTCGTCTGCATTCCCCGCGGGGTGTTGCACGACGTTCACGAAATCGAACCGACCTGA
- a CDS encoding DUF5069 domain-containing protein, with amino-acid sequence MLLTIRDLSNIIYPRSPREVMAGWTYLPRFVDKIRLHLAGKLHPDYQENFTKGFDGAWLKAAGLSAEQFIEVVKNTITDGEVCDWVIKNVKKTEAEKATHRDAILNYGRSGDSALQARLKLRKEQAGLTHRDDIETFVDFIDADEKRI; translated from the coding sequence GTGCTCCTAACAATTCGTGACTTGAGCAACATCATTTATCCCCGCAGCCCGCGCGAAGTCATGGCCGGGTGGACATATCTGCCTCGCTTTGTTGATAAAATCCGCCTGCACCTGGCGGGGAAGCTGCACCCGGATTACCAGGAAAATTTCACCAAAGGTTTTGATGGCGCGTGGCTCAAGGCCGCCGGTTTGTCCGCCGAGCAATTCATCGAAGTGGTTAAGAATACCATCACTGACGGAGAAGTGTGCGATTGGGTGATCAAAAACGTGAAGAAGACGGAGGCTGAAAAGGCCACGCATCGAGATGCGATCTTGAATTATGGCAGGAGCGGGGACTCGGCGTTGCAGGCGAGACTGAAGCTGCGCAAAGAACAGGCCGGCCTGACTCACCGCGATGACATCGAGACATTCGTTGATTTCATCGACGCGGATGAGAAGAGGATCTAG
- a CDS encoding NAD(P)/FAD-dependent oxidoreductase, whose protein sequence is MNQFDYDVAVIGGGSGGYAAARTASAAGLRTVVIEGGDEVGGLCILRGCMPSKALLYAADVIHLARHAGTWGIHARDVGFDFSQVMARKNAMIKNFADDRRKQLTDGRFKFIRASARFVDPHTVALDRRGNLTAGHFIISTGSVVAPPPLPQLCGANYLSSDTALTLTRPPKSLIVLGGGAVGVEFAQFFTRFDVNVTLIQRSEHILRHLDTDAAIELEKVFRREGITLYNNTKLTDAWCEGKLKGVTFEHEGRTVRVAAEEVLLALGRVPNTGSLNLDDAGVSTEGGRIVTNDRMQTSAAHIYAAGDCTNRHEVVHIAVQEGEIAAHNIANPDRPRSIDHRLLITVIFTDPQIGCVGLSENEATARNIPFLAASHPFNDHGKSLIMEALDGFVKLLANPTTGEIIGGCCVGPMGGELIHEIIAAMQKRMTVHELAAMPHYHPTLAEIWTYPTEELATKNRQQPVTRSANSPSLSNKRI, encoded by the coding sequence ATGAATCAGTTCGACTACGACGTTGCCGTCATCGGCGGCGGGAGTGGCGGCTACGCCGCGGCGCGAACGGCGTCGGCTGCGGGGTTGCGCACCGTCGTCATCGAGGGCGGCGATGAGGTCGGTGGCCTCTGTATTCTACGCGGTTGTATGCCAAGCAAGGCGCTGCTTTACGCCGCCGATGTAATCCATCTTGCCCGCCACGCCGGCACATGGGGAATTCATGCACGCGACGTTGGCTTTGACTTTTCGCAAGTCATGGCGCGCAAGAATGCGATGATCAAAAACTTTGCGGATGACCGGCGCAAACAACTCACCGATGGCCGATTCAAGTTCATTCGAGCATCCGCGCGATTCGTTGACCCGCACACGGTCGCGCTCGACAGGAGAGGGAATCTTACGGCGGGACATTTCATCATCAGCACCGGCTCAGTCGTGGCGCCACCTCCCCTGCCCCAGCTTTGCGGAGCCAACTACCTTAGCAGTGACACGGCACTGACGCTGACCCGACCGCCGAAATCTCTGATCGTTCTCGGTGGCGGCGCTGTGGGCGTTGAGTTCGCCCAGTTCTTCACGCGTTTCGATGTCAATGTCACTTTGATCCAACGAAGTGAACACATCCTGCGCCACCTCGACACCGACGCCGCCATTGAACTTGAAAAGGTTTTCCGCCGAGAAGGCATCACGCTTTACAACAACACCAAACTGACCGATGCCTGGTGCGAAGGAAAATTGAAGGGAGTTACGTTTGAACACGAAGGTCGGACCGTTCGCGTTGCCGCTGAAGAAGTTCTTCTTGCGTTGGGGCGCGTTCCAAACACCGGCTCTTTGAACTTGGACGATGCCGGCGTGTCCACCGAAGGCGGTCGCATCGTGACCAACGACCGTATGCAAACCAGCGCGGCGCACATTTACGCGGCGGGCGATTGCACGAACAGGCATGAAGTTGTTCACATTGCGGTCCAGGAAGGAGAAATCGCCGCCCATAACATCGCTAATCCCGACAGGCCGCGAAGTATCGACCATCGCCTATTAATTACCGTCATTTTCACTGATCCGCAAATTGGCTGTGTTGGCCTCTCAGAAAATGAGGCCACGGCGCGTAACATTCCATTTCTAGCCGCCAGCCATCCCTTCAACGACCACGGCAAGTCGCTTATCATGGAAGCGCTCGATGGTTTTGTGAAACTGCTCGCCAATCCAACCACCGGCGAAATCATCGGCGGCTGTTGCGTCGGCCCGATGGGAGGGGAATTGATTCATGAAATCATCGCCGCCATGCAGAAGCGCATGACGGTTCACGAACTGGCGGCGATGCCGCATTATCATCCGACGCTCGCCGAAATCTGGACTTACCCGACGGAAGAGCTGGCGACAAAGAACCGCCAACAGCCGGTTACTCGATCGGCGAATAGTCCGTCGCTTTCAAATAAACGGATTTGA